Proteins co-encoded in one Paracrocinitomix mangrovi genomic window:
- a CDS encoding SBBP repeat-containing protein: MSKKIALISFFLYINLISIAQGWEWVRQISGTANDTGHSIDVDNEGNVFVAGRCKWLTTFEDETNPIGPLSIADRDVFVSKYNFQGDLLWAVVAGSEEIGYDLAQCIKADNQGGCYITGIHRNNAIFGNDTIPSQGERDIFVSRIDQNGNFLWTSSIGGPSNDHGFAVETDHNGDVLIGGYLVGPAIASDTIVGYTGQQNGYVAKYDQNTGDLLDIHVIYSQYRTQVRQIVTDDSGNIFFCGGVNGNGVFNGTTFIASNSAAWDDALLVKCDSNLIVDWYQTGGSAKKDLGYDLAVSKNNVYMTGMFTGTATFDTISVTFNSNATTTAEINAAADIFIAAYTQDGDIKWMVTGGGDSLDEGYGIAVSEKEHIYFSGFFDSTITIVDTTLYSTAYSTNMIVGRLDSMGQRVWVHQTGNNAINWARELEIDQHENIFVAGAFYQDLDFGVITHIPQNRDAYGGKFIQSPELGVQILDSAICIGDTLILEFNALTSPVNFQYSELSGFNSWTDSNLVYIIPNSTGNVNISGKMTSSNALFSDSLLVNYNFDIGDIPNPQLINDTIICDTTFIVLSTDLGYSTYNWSNGVSDTNTITVTTNGIYSITVSNQSGCIGSNSVNVTFDDCMGVDDIKSSDYIYIYEGVIYNNSGKNISNIVIYNLAGQVVQSIDMIQQSQNHPLGKLPNGIYLIQYEINNQFVSKKFSAN, from the coding sequence ATGTCAAAAAAAATAGCATTAATCTCTTTCTTCCTTTACATTAATTTGATTTCAATTGCCCAAGGGTGGGAATGGGTAAGACAGATTAGTGGTACTGCGAACGATACCGGGCATTCAATAGATGTTGATAACGAAGGAAATGTTTTTGTAGCAGGAAGATGCAAATGGCTGACCACATTTGAAGATGAAACGAACCCAATTGGTCCTCTTTCAATTGCTGATAGAGATGTGTTTGTATCCAAATACAATTTTCAAGGAGATTTACTGTGGGCTGTTGTTGCGGGAAGCGAGGAGATAGGTTATGATTTAGCACAATGTATAAAAGCTGACAATCAAGGAGGATGTTACATAACAGGTATTCACAGAAACAATGCAATTTTTGGAAATGATACGATTCCTTCACAAGGAGAGCGGGACATATTTGTAAGCCGAATAGACCAAAATGGCAACTTTTTATGGACGAGTAGTATTGGGGGACCTTCAAACGATCATGGATTTGCAGTAGAAACTGATCACAATGGAGATGTCTTGATTGGAGGTTATTTAGTTGGACCGGCAATTGCTTCGGACACGATTGTAGGATATACGGGGCAGCAAAATGGCTATGTAGCTAAGTATGACCAAAATACTGGCGATCTTTTAGACATTCATGTTATATATAGTCAATATAGGACACAGGTTCGTCAAATTGTTACTGATGATTCTGGAAATATTTTTTTCTGTGGAGGTGTAAATGGAAATGGAGTTTTTAATGGCACAACATTTATTGCATCAAACTCTGCAGCTTGGGATGATGCGCTACTAGTAAAATGCGATTCAAATCTAATTGTGGATTGGTATCAAACCGGTGGAAGTGCAAAAAAAGACCTTGGATACGATTTAGCCGTTTCAAAAAATAATGTTTACATGACAGGTATGTTTACAGGTACTGCGACATTTGATACAATTTCTGTCACTTTTAATTCTAATGCAACAACAACTGCTGAAATTAATGCTGCTGCTGATATTTTTATTGCTGCCTATACGCAAGATGGAGATATAAAATGGATGGTAACTGGCGGAGGCGATAGTCTGGATGAAGGCTATGGAATTGCCGTTTCTGAAAAAGAGCACATTTATTTTTCAGGTTTTTTTGACAGCACCATTACAATTGTTGATACAACTTTATATAGCACTGCTTACTCAACAAATATGATTGTTGGAAGATTAGACTCCATGGGACAAAGAGTTTGGGTACATCAAACTGGTAACAATGCTATTAATTGGGCACGTGAACTTGAAATAGATCAACATGAAAATATTTTTGTTGCAGGTGCATTTTATCAGGATCTAGATTTTGGAGTAATTACCCACATTCCTCAAAACAGAGATGCATATGGAGGTAAATTTATCCAGTCTCCGGAACTTGGAGTCCAGATTTTAGACTCAGCTATTTGTATAGGAGATACCCTAATACTTGAATTCAATGCTCTGACTTCTCCAGTAAATTTTCAATATTCAGAATTATCTGGATTCAACAGTTGGACAGATTCAAACCTGGTATATATCATTCCAAATAGTACAGGAAATGTGAATATTTCAGGTAAAATGACATCATCAAATGCATTATTTAGTGATTCATTGTTAGTCAATTACAACTTTGACATTGGAGACATTCCAAATCCTCAACTGATTAATGATACTATTATATGCGATACTACTTTTATTGTACTTTCTACTGATTTAGGTTACAGTACTTATAATTGGTCAAACGGTGTGAGCGACACAAATACAATAACAGTTACAACCAATGGTATTTACTCAATAACAGTAAGTAATCAATCTGGATGTATAGGAAGCAACAGTGTAAATGTAACTTTTGATGATTGCATGGGTGTAGATGATATCAAAAGCTCTGATTACATTTACATATACGAAGGGGTGATTTACAATAATTCAGGCAAGAATATTTCGAACATTGTTATTTATAATCTAGCAGGACAAGTTGTACAATCAATTGATATGATTCAGCAAAGTCAAAATCACCCATTAGGTAAGTTGCCTAATGGTATTTATCTTATCCAGTATGAGATAAACAATCAATTTGTCTCCAAGAAATTCTCTGCGAATTAA
- a CDS encoding sugar phosphate nucleotidyltransferase gives MSKRAIILAGGKGTRLRPYTVVLPKPLMPLGDYPILEIIVRQLVDAGFDHITMTVNHQADLIKTFFGNGEKWGVKIDYSLEEKPLSTMGPLSLIKDLPENFLVMNGDILTDLDFKAFYDFHISNNNIFTISSYVREHVNLYGVLEVDENDKLVDFKEKPVTRFEVSMGIYLLNKACLEYIPYNQPYGFDTLMLDLIKANKNASVKKFNGYWLDIGRPDDYMEAIDKFEEMKNTFLKNV, from the coding sequence ATGTCTAAAAGAGCAATCATACTAGCTGGTGGTAAAGGGACAAGATTAAGACCATACACAGTTGTTTTACCTAAGCCTTTAATGCCTTTAGGAGATTATCCAATTTTAGAAATTATAGTACGACAGTTGGTTGATGCTGGTTTTGATCATATCACAATGACGGTTAATCATCAGGCTGATTTGATTAAAACATTTTTTGGGAATGGCGAAAAATGGGGAGTTAAAATAGATTACTCTTTAGAGGAAAAGCCATTGTCTACTATGGGACCTTTAAGCCTCATTAAAGATTTACCTGAGAATTTTCTGGTAATGAATGGAGACATTCTTACTGACTTGGATTTTAAAGCTTTTTACGATTTTCACATTTCAAACAATAACATTTTTACTATCTCATCATATGTTAGAGAGCATGTGAACTTGTACGGTGTTCTTGAGGTTGATGAAAATGATAAATTGGTAGATTTCAAAGAAAAGCCTGTCACAAGGTTTGAGGTAAGTATGGGAATTTATTTATTGAATAAAGCTTGTTTAGAATATATACCATACAATCAGCCTTACGGTTTTGATACCTTGATGTTGGATTTAATTAAAGCCAATAAAAATGCTTCTGTTAAAAAGTTCAATGGTTACTGGTTGGATATTGGAAGACCTGATGATTACATGGAAGCAATTGACAAATTTGAGGAAATGAAAAATACCTTTCTGAAGAATGTCTAA
- a CDS encoding glycosyltransferase: MSVLRIYSANFPYGFGESFFLNEYPYLHDKFQKVYIHPYAKLKSRQNNFEFWDNVDFIEQDNRQKSSFKSFIFICRLYLEELRHSQNKRHFLKHALLHLSTLKKAYNMGNTLLEKGLKKDDLCYSFWMNDWALTLAILKRRGKINKFVFRVNGFDIWNDRNPGNYIPFRHFIYAQCNKVYALSNTSAEYLKRLEIFPDKIQTAYFGTRDFGMIEKSQDSKFVIFSNSSAIPIKRLDKIAQSITELNFPVHWHHHGEGETLTTVRDIISSSKNNNIIEFTNSNKVSNYEEVIELMKKMSPDLFINLSSTEGLPVSAIEALSCGIPLLLNDVGSCSELITPNTGVLVKKDSSVLDIAKVIVNFKEENFAYKNQSKIREFWKNQFSANKNYSEFVDELKEIYESKK, encoded by the coding sequence ATGAGTGTTTTAAGGATTTATAGTGCAAATTTTCCTTATGGTTTTGGTGAGTCGTTTTTTCTTAATGAGTATCCTTACCTACATGATAAATTTCAAAAAGTTTATATCCACCCATACGCAAAACTCAAATCCCGGCAAAATAATTTTGAATTTTGGGATAATGTGGATTTTATTGAACAAGACAACCGTCAAAAATCTAGTTTTAAGTCATTTATTTTTATTTGTAGACTTTATCTTGAAGAGCTAAGACATTCTCAAAACAAACGCCATTTTTTAAAGCACGCCCTTTTACATTTGTCAACTTTAAAAAAAGCCTATAATATGGGTAACACGCTTCTAGAAAAAGGGTTGAAAAAAGATGACTTATGTTATTCTTTTTGGATGAATGATTGGGCACTGACCTTGGCTATACTTAAGAGGAGAGGGAAAATCAATAAGTTTGTTTTTAGAGTAAATGGATTTGATATTTGGAATGATAGAAATCCGGGTAATTACATCCCTTTTAGACATTTTATCTATGCTCAATGTAATAAAGTTTATGCTCTTTCTAATACTTCAGCAGAATACCTGAAACGCTTAGAAATTTTCCCTGATAAAATTCAGACTGCCTATTTTGGGACCCGTGACTTTGGAATGATAGAGAAGAGTCAAGATTCAAAATTTGTAATATTTTCAAATTCATCTGCTATTCCTATTAAAAGGTTAGATAAGATAGCACAATCAATTACAGAACTGAATTTTCCTGTTCATTGGCATCATCATGGTGAAGGAGAAACATTGACTACAGTGAGAGATATAATTTCTTCCTCTAAAAACAACAATATTATTGAGTTTACAAACTCAAATAAAGTGAGTAATTATGAGGAGGTTATTGAATTAATGAAGAAAATGTCTCCGGACTTATTTATTAATTTAAGTTCAACCGAAGGCTTGCCTGTATCGGCAATTGAAGCTTTAAGTTGTGGAATTCCTTTATTATTAAATGATGTAGGAAGTTGTAGCGAACTAATAACTCCTAATACAGGAGTTTTAGTAAAAAAAGATTCTTCAGTACTAGATATTGCCAAAGTGATTGTTAATTTTAAAGAAGAAAATTTCGCGTATAAAAATCAAAGTAAAATTAGAGAGTTTTGGAAGAATCAGTTTTCTGCCAACAAAAATTACTCGGAATTTGTAGATGAACTAAAGGAAATATATGAATCTAAAAAATAA
- a CDS encoding FkbM family methyltransferase, protein MKRAIKNIIKGQLAKNNLSIELNTHKEQIQELIKKLYPHKTQFQLIRMGPNGDGGYLVPDDLENIKACFSPGVSAISDFEMDCYKKGMQIYMADKSVDKVNLNLPENEYGFIKKFIGCTNNEDFITIDNWVQQELPNDNESDLLLQMDIEGGEYDTLINASDKLMNRFRIMVIEFHTLEKLWNPDFFHFAKLVFDKILQTHVCVHNHPNNCCGIESKNGIEIPRFTEFTFLRKDRITNSTFETTFPHELDFDNTKKEHIALPKDWYKA, encoded by the coding sequence ATGAAAAGAGCTATTAAAAACATAATTAAAGGTCAATTAGCAAAAAATAATTTGTCTATTGAATTGAACACTCACAAAGAGCAAATTCAAGAATTGATAAAAAAATTATACCCTCATAAAACTCAATTCCAACTGATCAGAATGGGACCTAATGGGGATGGTGGATATTTAGTTCCAGATGATCTTGAAAATATTAAGGCCTGTTTTTCGCCAGGAGTTTCTGCTATTAGTGATTTTGAAATGGATTGCTATAAAAAAGGCATGCAAATTTATATGGCTGACAAATCTGTTGATAAGGTTAATCTAAATCTTCCTGAAAATGAATATGGCTTTATAAAGAAATTTATTGGTTGTACTAATAATGAAGATTTTATTACAATTGACAATTGGGTTCAGCAAGAACTTCCAAATGATAATGAATCTGATTTACTTTTACAAATGGATATTGAAGGAGGTGAATATGACACATTAATAAATGCCTCTGATAAATTAATGAATAGATTCAGAATTATGGTAATTGAGTTTCATACTTTAGAAAAACTGTGGAATCCTGATTTCTTTCATTTTGCAAAACTCGTTTTTGACAAAATTTTACAAACGCATGTTTGCGTTCATAACCATCCTAATAATTGTTGCGGAATAGAATCAAAGAATGGGATTGAAATTCCTCGATTTACCGAGTTTACCTTTTTAAGAAAAGATCGAATTACTAACTCAACTTTCGAAACAACTTTCCCACATGAGTTGGACTTTGACAACACTAAAAAAGAACACATTGCATTGCCAAAGGATTGGTATAAAGCTTAG
- a CDS encoding polysaccharide ABC transporter ATP-binding protein, giving the protein MSEKVLEVSNISKQYRLGQFGTGTLSHDLNRFWHKVRGKEDPYIKVSEVNDRTNSTDGNYVWALNDVSFELNNGDVLGIIGKNGAGKSTLLKLLSKITSPTKGTIKMKGRMSSLLEVGTGFHLELTGRENIFLNGAILGMTKKEIASKLDEIVEFSGCAKYIDTPVKRYSTGMVVRLGFAVAAFLDSEILVVDEVLAVGDLEFQRKCIGKMQDISKSGRTVLFVSHNLTSVKALCTKGLLIENGVSTYFGGIEETISRYLASDDAKDEIEYDLTKFEGRLGTGQMKFEYLGLFVENNPGNKLFIGQSLKLKFRITSFELVRFIIAIHFYRSDETRLANVADVDSNFNISPFIGTKEFELTFDDIRLYPDNYKLSLWVGDAATHEHFDYLKHCATFEIIEGSSIVYRALTKSTGIFYFQPTWREIT; this is encoded by the coding sequence ATGTCAGAGAAAGTATTGGAAGTTTCCAACATATCAAAACAATATCGTTTAGGTCAATTTGGTACAGGAACGTTGTCACATGATCTAAATAGATTTTGGCATAAAGTAAGAGGGAAGGAAGACCCTTATATAAAAGTGTCTGAAGTAAATGATAGGACAAATTCAACAGATGGAAATTATGTTTGGGCCTTAAATGATGTTTCTTTTGAGTTGAATAATGGTGATGTTTTGGGAATAATAGGTAAGAATGGAGCTGGAAAGAGTACCTTACTTAAACTATTATCAAAGATTACTAGCCCTACTAAAGGCACAATAAAGATGAAAGGTAGAATGAGTTCACTTTTAGAAGTGGGTACCGGTTTTCATCTTGAATTAACAGGGAGGGAGAATATCTTTTTGAATGGGGCAATTTTAGGAATGACAAAAAAGGAAATTGCTTCCAAACTTGATGAAATTGTCGAATTCTCTGGTTGTGCCAAATACATTGATACGCCGGTTAAAAGATATTCAACCGGAATGGTTGTTAGGCTAGGATTTGCGGTTGCAGCATTTTTAGATTCTGAAATTCTTGTAGTGGATGAGGTGCTGGCGGTTGGAGATTTGGAGTTTCAAAGAAAATGCATTGGAAAGATGCAAGATATTTCAAAGAGTGGTAGAACAGTTCTTTTTGTAAGTCATAATCTTACATCTGTAAAAGCCCTTTGTACTAAAGGATTGCTGATAGAGAACGGAGTTTCTACTTATTTTGGTGGAATAGAAGAAACAATTTCTAGATACTTAGCTTCTGATGATGCTAAAGACGAAATCGAATATGATTTAACAAAGTTTGAAGGGAGATTAGGAACAGGACAAATGAAGTTTGAATACTTAGGACTGTTTGTTGAAAATAATCCCGGAAATAAATTATTTATTGGTCAATCTCTTAAATTAAAATTTAGAATCACTTCATTTGAATTGGTAAGATTCATTATTGCAATTCATTTTTATCGTTCAGATGAAACTAGACTGGCCAATGTAGCTGACGTCGATTCAAATTTCAATATTTCGCCTTTTATCGGTACTAAAGAATTTGAGTTAACTTTTGATGATATAAGGCTTTATCCAGATAACTACAAATTGAGTTTATGGGTTGGAGATGCAGCAACCCACGAACATTTTGATTATTTAAAACATTGTGCAACTTTTGAGATAATAGAAGGTTCTAGTATTGTATACAGGGCTTTAACAAAGAGTACTGGTATTTTTTACTTTCAACCGACGTGGAGAGAAATTACTTAA
- a CDS encoding NAD-dependent epimerase/dehydratase family protein translates to MSKVFITGHNGAIGSKLKNQLLANGNEVIVPKNGLRLNDEDFFNCALNTQIDVFYHLAAKSFVPDSWDDPIGFYETNVLGTGKVLEFCRSRNVPLVFVSSYVYGAPQYLPINEVHPIQTPNPYSLSKVHAENLIQFYGKNYGVQYNIIRPFNIYGSLQNKKMLIPEIIEQLNSKNEIVVKDLNPRRDQLHIDDLVRLLEMAKGEFFNDCFNAGSGVSYSVAEIIEACQKEWGTSLKVSDTSEARKNEINETICDFSKAKKAFGWTPKISLNEGIGLIKSNYKN, encoded by the coding sequence ATGTCTAAAGTATTTATCACTGGACATAATGGTGCAATAGGCAGTAAACTGAAGAACCAATTGTTGGCAAATGGAAATGAAGTAATCGTTCCTAAAAATGGGTTGAGATTAAATGATGAAGATTTTTTTAATTGTGCTTTAAATACTCAAATTGATGTTTTTTATCATTTGGCAGCCAAATCTTTTGTCCCTGATAGTTGGGATGATCCAATAGGATTTTATGAAACAAATGTTTTAGGTACTGGTAAAGTTCTTGAGTTTTGTCGATCTCGAAATGTGCCTTTAGTTTTTGTGAGTTCTTATGTATATGGGGCTCCTCAGTATTTACCTATTAATGAAGTGCATCCTATTCAAACACCTAATCCCTATTCGCTAAGTAAGGTGCATGCTGAAAATTTGATTCAGTTTTATGGTAAAAATTATGGAGTTCAATACAACATCATCAGACCTTTTAATATTTATGGTTCCTTGCAAAACAAAAAAATGCTTATTCCTGAAATCATTGAGCAATTGAACTCCAAAAATGAAATAGTTGTTAAGGATTTAAACCCAAGAAGAGACCAATTGCATATTGATGACTTGGTAAGGTTGCTTGAAATGGCTAAAGGTGAGTTCTTTAATGACTGTTTTAATGCAGGAAGTGGCGTTTCATACTCTGTAGCAGAAATTATTGAGGCTTGTCAAAAGGAGTGGGGTACAAGTTTAAAAGTTTCGGATACTTCTGAAGCCCGAAAAAATGAAATAAACGAAACTATTTGTGATTTTTCAAAAGCAAAAAAAGCTTTTGGTTGGACACCTAAAATAAGTTTAAATGAAGGAATTGGATTAATTAAATCAAACTATAAAAATTAA
- a CDS encoding NAD-dependent 4,6-dehydratase LegB produces the protein MNLKNKTVLVTGADGFIGSHLTEMLVKEGAKVKALSQYNSFNNWGWLETVGCLDQIEVLSGDIRDPHYCKHITKGVDVVFHLAALIAIPYSYIAPTSYVDTNVTGTLNVCQAALDNGCEKVVHTSTSEVYGTALYVPIDEKHPLQPQSPYSASKIGADNMAMSFYNAFDLPVAIARPFNTYGPRQSARAVIPTIISQIADGAKEIKVGDLSPTRDFNYVEDTCKGFIDIATSEKTVGEVVNIGSNYEISIADTFELIKKIMGSSVDFVVDPQRIRPGKSEVQRLWGDNTKIKELTGFDPQFSIEEGLTKTVDWFTNKENLSKYKTHIYNV, from the coding sequence ATGAATCTAAAAAATAAAACAGTCCTTGTAACTGGAGCAGATGGCTTTATAGGTTCGCACCTTACAGAAATGTTGGTAAAAGAAGGTGCAAAAGTAAAAGCACTTTCTCAATATAATTCATTCAATAATTGGGGTTGGTTAGAGACAGTTGGTTGTCTTGATCAAATCGAGGTGCTATCAGGTGACATAAGAGATCCTCATTATTGTAAACACATAACAAAAGGGGTAGATGTTGTTTTTCATTTAGCAGCTTTAATCGCTATTCCTTATTCATATATAGCACCTACTTCATATGTTGACACAAATGTAACTGGTACGCTAAATGTCTGTCAAGCTGCATTAGACAACGGATGTGAAAAAGTAGTGCATACATCCACATCTGAGGTTTATGGAACTGCCCTGTATGTTCCAATAGATGAAAAACATCCTTTACAACCTCAGTCTCCATATAGTGCCAGTAAAATTGGTGCAGACAATATGGCCATGAGTTTCTATAATGCATTTGATTTGCCGGTGGCAATTGCCAGACCTTTTAATACTTACGGTCCTAGACAGTCGGCTCGTGCTGTAATTCCTACAATTATTTCACAAATAGCGGATGGAGCTAAAGAAATTAAAGTGGGGGATCTTTCTCCAACCAGAGATTTCAATTATGTAGAGGATACTTGTAAAGGGTTTATTGATATCGCAACATCAGAAAAGACAGTTGGAGAAGTGGTGAATATTGGTTCCAATTATGAAATATCAATTGCAGATACGTTTGAATTAATAAAGAAAATAATGGGATCCTCAGTTGATTTTGTTGTTGATCCTCAAAGAATTCGCCCGGGAAAAAGTGAGGTGCAACGTTTGTGGGGTGATAATACTAAAATAAAAGAGTTGACAGGATTTGATCCTCAATTTTCAATTGAAGAAGGATTGACAAAAACTGTTGATTGGTTCACGAATAAAGAGAATTTAAGTAAATACAAAACCCATATCTACAATGTCTAA
- a CDS encoding ABC transporter permease — protein sequence MKDQDWDIIISPDTSKGTFQLKELLRYKDLILLFVKRDFISLYKQTILGPLWVVIQPVLTTITFYVVFNKIAKIETGVDPLLFYMLGVTTWTYFADCINKTSETFIANQSIFGKVYFPRLATPISLVITNLIKFAIQFALFLLIYLVFFFVTEQDLSPNLYLLLIPFLILCMAALGLGVGLIIASMTIKYRDLRFLIQFGIQLAMYITPVVYPLNAINAESRWVLQLNPMTNIIESFKVGFFGLDYGVMDFPFLAYSFVFAFCILWIGMKVFGRVERTFMDSI from the coding sequence ATGAAGGACCAAGATTGGGATATTATTATTTCACCAGATACAAGTAAAGGAACCTTTCAATTAAAGGAATTACTTCGTTATAAAGATTTGATTTTGCTATTTGTTAAAAGGGATTTTATTTCACTTTATAAACAAACAATTTTAGGTCCTTTATGGGTGGTGATACAACCTGTACTTACTACTATTACTTTTTATGTCGTTTTTAATAAAATTGCAAAAATAGAGACTGGTGTTGATCCACTGCTTTTTTACATGTTAGGTGTTACTACCTGGACATATTTTGCCGATTGCATTAATAAAACTTCAGAAACCTTTATTGCTAATCAAAGTATTTTTGGAAAGGTTTATTTTCCAAGATTGGCAACTCCGATTTCATTGGTTATTACGAACCTCATTAAGTTTGCAATTCAATTTGCGCTGTTCCTGTTGATTTACTTAGTTTTCTTTTTTGTCACTGAACAAGATTTGTCTCCGAATTTGTATTTATTATTAATCCCATTTCTCATCCTTTGTATGGCTGCTCTCGGATTGGGGGTAGGTTTGATTATAGCTTCAATGACTATCAAATACCGAGATTTAAGATTTCTGATTCAATTTGGAATCCAATTAGCCATGTATATTACGCCAGTTGTATATCCTTTGAATGCTATAAATGCAGAGTCAAGATGGGTTCTACAACTGAATCCTATGACTAACATTATTGAATCCTTTAAAGTTGGTTTTTTCGGACTTGATTATGGAGTAATGGACTTTCCTTTTTTAGCATACAGTTTTGTTTTTGCATTTTGCATTTTATGGATAGGAATGAAGGTGTTTGGTAGAGTTGAACGAACCTTTATGGATAGTATTTAA
- a CDS encoding FkbM family methyltransferase has protein sequence MILKRFRLKRGMILSHQQMIGEGARDFIKFREEVPDNEVFSFKVNGYQNKIFLRNGTSDVATFYQCIFNKEYDIPIDFEPKVIVDLGANIGLTSAFFKAKYPTAKVIAVEPESSNFEILKKNLENLSDVNLIQAGIWNKDGHLEIVDKGLGHYGYMVHEVPSATEKSIQAVSLNSIIEKNNIDKIDVLKIDIEGSEKALFSENTEWLKFIKVIIIELHDRMEEGCAKTFFKAIENYPYSLSMKGENLIIKLNSAN, from the coding sequence ATGATTTTAAAAAGATTTAGACTTAAAAGAGGAATGATTCTTTCTCACCAGCAAATGATCGGGGAAGGTGCCAGAGATTTTATTAAGTTTCGTGAGGAGGTGCCGGATAATGAAGTCTTCAGTTTTAAAGTAAATGGATATCAAAACAAAATATTTTTGAGAAATGGAACATCAGATGTTGCGACATTTTACCAGTGTATATTTAATAAAGAATATGATATTCCTATAGATTTTGAACCGAAAGTGATTGTAGATTTAGGAGCAAATATCGGGTTGACTTCTGCATTTTTTAAGGCGAAATATCCTACAGCAAAAGTAATTGCCGTTGAGCCGGAGTCCTCCAATTTTGAAATTTTAAAGAAAAATTTGGAAAACTTATCTGATGTTAATTTAATTCAGGCTGGTATTTGGAATAAAGATGGACATTTAGAAATAGTAGATAAAGGTCTGGGACATTATGGATACATGGTTCATGAAGTGCCCTCAGCAACAGAAAAATCTATTCAGGCAGTCTCATTAAATTCTATTATTGAAAAGAATAACATTGACAAAATTGATGTTTTAAAAATCGATATTGAAGGTTCTGAAAAAGCGCTTTTCTCAGAGAATACAGAATGGTTGAAATTTATAAAGGTTATTATTATTGAACTTCATGACCGAATGGAAGAGGGTTGTGCCAAAACATTTTTTAAAGCAATAGAAAACTATCCATACTCCTTGTCAATGAAAGGTGAAAATCTAATAATTAAACTCAATTCAGCTAACTAA
- a CDS encoding glycosyltransferase family 2 protein — translation MSETNKAEPLISVVLPFYNAEKYLKDSIQSILSQTYTHFELLLLNDGSTDKSVEIINQFNDSRIKLHDRKENRRLIYTLNEGLNLCNGDFVARMDADDIADSTRFEKQVNFLLDNPDYVAVGSNYLLFGAKKGESNLRLSDEMIKLSLFFENPMAHPTVMFRNDVIQKDKIRYRKELLHIEDWGFWYDLSKKGKLANLKEPLLNYRMEGQNISEQNLTTLEERSNLFYNYVLTDLYKDHYSFELNRVHWVIQNTFLRKDEVSSILDKIKKVRIALEKYGFNHKSLDQYFKFKYDRLFYKIADLDKRHAFQFLIKTKQLNLAKLYYLIRAKTNRD, via the coding sequence ATGTCCGAAACCAACAAAGCTGAACCACTTATTTCTGTAGTACTTCCATTCTACAATGCTGAGAAGTACTTGAAGGATTCTATTCAGTCAATTTTATCACAAACTTATACTCATTTTGAATTACTTCTTTTAAATGATGGCTCCACAGATAAATCCGTTGAAATAATCAATCAATTTAATGATTCAAGAATAAAGCTTCATGATCGAAAGGAAAACAGGAGACTTATTTATACACTAAATGAAGGACTAAATCTGTGTAATGGAGATTTTGTAGCAAGAATGGATGCAGATGATATAGCTGACTCAACTAGATTTGAGAAACAAGTGAATTTTCTTTTAGATAATCCTGATTATGTCGCTGTGGGATCAAACTATTTGTTATTTGGAGCTAAAAAAGGTGAATCAAATCTTAGGCTATCTGACGAGATGATAAAACTAAGTTTGTTTTTCGAGAATCCAATGGCTCATCCTACAGTGATGTTTAGAAATGACGTAATTCAAAAAGATAAAATTAGATATAGAAAGGAGTTATTGCACATTGAAGATTGGGGGTTTTGGTATGACTTGAGTAAAAAAGGGAAGTTGGCAAATCTAAAGGAACCATTACTTAATTATAGAATGGAAGGACAAAATATTTCAGAGCAAAATTTGACAACACTTGAAGAAAGAAGTAATTTGTTTTATAATTACGTTTTAACTGATTTGTATAAGGATCATTATTCTTTTGAATTGAACAGAGTTCATTGGGTGATTCAAAATACTTTTCTAAGAAAAGATGAGGTTTCTTCAATTTTAGATAAGATTAAGAAAGTTAGAATAGCACTTGAAAAATATGGTTTTAACCACAAATCATTAGATCAATATTTTAAGTTTAAATACGATCGATTATTTTATAAAATTGCCGATTTGGATAAACGCCATGCCTTTCAATTTCTAATTAAAACTAAACAGTTAAATCTCGCTAAATTATATTACTTAATTAGGGCTAAAACTAATAGAGATTAG